The Halogeometricum rufum genome has a segment encoding these proteins:
- a CDS encoding HFX_2341 family transcriptional regulator: MQTHVVPVGFDYDRLIAPLIRDQLDVDHVILLEGAVGSEANVEYSRNLSTKLEKDFRNLLGAETERVVVEDVYDYDAAFEQAYHLINTELDKADDSEVWVNVSAMPRPVSFAFATAAHSVMVERQEDRERIHTYYTAPEKYLETELAEEVRAARDLLGDMLDGDDVADERVRERFDSASDLLEEFDERGTTIGAKRIGGEHIVELPVASFSSVKPFEEIILFELGEYGEFESVSELAETLARDMNEEYTDSFRSKVIYNVDRLGPGGKGYIEQEEHGKSYRTRLSRIGELWVRSHAGADADELSRTGN, from the coding sequence ATGCAGACGCACGTCGTCCCCGTCGGGTTCGATTACGACCGACTCATCGCGCCGCTCATCCGCGACCAGTTGGACGTCGACCACGTCATCTTACTGGAGGGGGCGGTGGGGTCGGAGGCGAACGTCGAGTACTCCCGGAACCTCTCGACCAAACTGGAGAAGGACTTCCGCAACCTCCTCGGCGCGGAGACCGAACGCGTCGTCGTCGAGGACGTGTACGACTACGACGCCGCCTTCGAACAGGCGTACCACCTCATCAACACCGAGTTGGACAAGGCCGACGACAGCGAGGTGTGGGTGAACGTCTCGGCGATGCCGCGGCCCGTCTCGTTCGCGTTCGCCACCGCCGCCCACTCGGTGATGGTCGAACGGCAGGAGGACAGAGAGCGAATCCACACCTACTACACGGCTCCCGAGAAGTACCTGGAGACCGAACTCGCAGAGGAGGTTCGGGCGGCCCGGGACCTGTTGGGCGACATGCTCGACGGCGACGACGTCGCCGACGAGAGGGTCCGCGAGCGGTTCGACTCGGCGTCCGACCTGCTGGAGGAGTTCGACGAACGCGGGACGACCATCGGCGCCAAGCGCATCGGCGGCGAACACATCGTCGAACTCCCCGTCGCCTCCTTCTCCAGCGTGAAGCCGTTCGAGGAGATAATCCTGTTCGAGTTGGGCGAGTACGGCGAGTTCGAGTCCGTCTCCGAGTTGGCCGAGACGCTCGCCCGCGACATGAACGAGGAGTACACCGACTCCTTCCGCTCGAAGGTCATCTACAACGTCGACAGGCTGGGTCCCGGCGGCAAGGGCTACATCGAACAGGAGGAACACGGCAAGTCCTACCGAACCCGCCTGTCGCGCATCGGCGAACTGTGGGTCCGGTCGCACGCCGGCGCCGACGCCGACGAACTCTCGCGCACGGGGAACTGA
- a CDS encoding ester cyclase: protein MVAGEDRVAFHARMCGALEGEFRGFDPTGESFEAEGIVIARVEDGKTAERWASYDALGMLRQLGLSDGATE from the coding sequence GTGGTGGCCGGCGAGGACAGAGTAGCGTTCCACGCGCGGATGTGTGGGGCGTTGGAGGGGGAGTTCCGGGGATTCGACCCGACGGGCGAGTCGTTCGAAGCGGAAGGAATCGTCATCGCCCGCGTCGAGGACGGGAAGACCGCCGAGCGGTGGGCGAGTTACGACGCCCTCGGGATGCTGCGGCAACTCGGCCTGTCGGACGGGGCCACCGAGTGA
- a CDS encoding cysteine hydrolase family protein, with translation MTDAAFDADRTALVLVDLQTGLDDPAYGDRSTPDAESNAARLLDAWRERDLPLAHVRHDSTEPDSPLRGDSPGFAWKPETEPRDGETVFTKRVNSGFVGTELESWLRENGCERVVLVGLTTDHCVSTTTRMAENLGFEPTVVSDATATFEREGPDGETYSAETMHRTALTHLYGEFADVATTDEVLAGL, from the coding sequence ATGACTGACGCCGCGTTCGACGCCGACCGAACAGCCCTCGTCCTCGTCGACCTGCAGACGGGGCTGGACGACCCGGCGTACGGCGACCGGAGCACCCCCGACGCCGAGTCCAACGCGGCCCGCCTCCTTGACGCGTGGCGGGAGCGTGACCTCCCGTTGGCTCACGTCAGACACGACTCCACGGAACCGGACTCCCCCCTGCGAGGGGACAGTCCGGGGTTCGCGTGGAAGCCCGAGACCGAACCGCGCGACGGCGAGACGGTGTTCACGAAGCGGGTCAACTCGGGGTTCGTCGGCACCGAGTTGGAGTCGTGGCTCCGCGAGAACGGCTGCGAACGCGTCGTCCTCGTCGGCCTCACCACCGACCACTGCGTCTCGACGACGACGCGGATGGCCGAGAACCTCGGCTTCGAACCCACCGTCGTCTCCGACGCCACGGCGACGTTCGAACGCGAGGGACCGGACGGCGAGACGTACTCGGCCGAGACGATGCACCGGACGGCCCTGACCCACCTCTACGGTGAGTTCGCCGACGTGGCGACGACCGACGAGGTCCTCGCCGGCCTCTGA
- a CDS encoding YqcI/YcgG family protein codes for MNEPGVQAVVDQETMAERVESGAMPDWVVRHFETFTDAVLGERNGTPFPCHFGAQSVRDGEPLYTAVPSTTDKDALLAFRDALLEYLDVYRDRPGRASFVTFFRPPDREFTEGDYHETLWHLLQFLHVHDPEPWPADIPTDPDDPHWEFCFGGEPMFPTCRAPFYEERKSRYCPVGLEITFQPRSLFDGITADTEAGRQARETIQARMEEYDGVCPHADLGDWGVESDREWPQYLFREDPDDSPDECPIVVTRDHPKAAPPRTEPAPRTADD; via the coding sequence ATGAACGAACCGGGCGTGCAGGCGGTCGTCGACCAGGAGACGATGGCCGAACGGGTCGAGTCCGGAGCGATGCCCGACTGGGTCGTCCGACACTTCGAGACGTTCACCGACGCGGTTCTGGGCGAACGGAACGGCACGCCGTTCCCCTGCCACTTCGGCGCACAGTCCGTCCGCGACGGCGAACCGCTCTACACCGCGGTGCCGTCGACGACAGACAAGGACGCGCTCTTGGCCTTCCGCGACGCGCTCTTGGAGTATCTGGACGTCTACCGCGACCGACCGGGCAGGGCGTCGTTCGTGACGTTCTTCCGGCCGCCGGACCGCGAGTTCACCGAAGGCGACTACCACGAGACGCTGTGGCACCTCCTGCAGTTCCTCCACGTCCACGACCCGGAACCGTGGCCGGCGGACATCCCGACGGACCCCGACGACCCCCACTGGGAGTTCTGCTTCGGCGGCGAACCGATGTTCCCGACGTGTCGCGCGCCGTTCTACGAGGAGCGCAAGAGCAGGTACTGCCCGGTCGGACTGGAGATAACGTTCCAACCCCGGTCGCTGTTCGACGGCATCACCGCCGACACCGAGGCCGGTCGGCAGGCGCGCGAGACCATCCAGGCCCGCATGGAGGAGTACGACGGCGTCTGCCCGCACGCCGACCTGGGCGACTGGGGGGTCGAATCGGACCGCGAGTGGCCGCAGTACCTGTTCCGCGAGGACCCCGACGACTCGCCCGACGAGTGCCCCATCGTCGTCACGCGCGACCACCCGAAGGCCGCCCCGCCCCGGACCGAACCCGCGCCGAGGACCGCCGATGACTGA
- a CDS encoding sodium:solute symporter family protein produces MATSDLLVQLGVVGVYLVVSLAVGVVAYRLTSRDAEDYYLASRSLGTVVLLFTTFATLLSAFTFFGGPNLAYSAGPEWILVMGLMDGVLFAILWYAVGYRQWLIGRNRGYVTLGEMLGDRFGSKRLRALVAGVSIFWLFPYVMLQQMGAGEAIVGLTEGIVPYWAGAALITVFMIIYVVLAGLRGVAWTDTIQGLFMLSIVWVAVAWVVTSAGGLSTISASMADNTPEFLALGGGLYSPEWMISTAVTIAFGVIMFPQINQRFFVAKDDRVLKRSFALWPVLVLLLFVPAFLLGSWAAGLGVQVAEGSNVVPALLNEYTPVWFAALVVAGAMAAMMSSSDSMLLSGSSYLTRDLYRPFLNPTASDEREGWVARLGVAAFATLSFVASLFRPGTLIEVGDTAFGGFAQLALPVMVALYWPKTTRSGMFAGVGGGQAFYLLHVFLPEVTVGGTTLFGATYFGWDFALWGMALSLALTVGVSYLTPAAAGEDAGTFAVGSRAD; encoded by the coding sequence ATGGCCACCTCCGACCTCCTCGTCCAACTGGGCGTCGTCGGCGTCTACCTCGTCGTCTCGCTCGCCGTCGGCGTCGTGGCCTACCGCCTGACGAGTCGGGACGCCGAGGACTACTACCTCGCCAGTCGGTCGCTCGGCACCGTCGTACTGCTGTTCACGACGTTCGCGACGCTGCTCTCGGCGTTCACGTTCTTCGGGGGCCCCAACCTCGCCTACTCGGCCGGCCCCGAGTGGATTCTCGTGATGGGGCTGATGGACGGCGTCCTGTTCGCCATCCTCTGGTACGCCGTCGGCTACCGCCAGTGGCTCATCGGCCGCAACCGAGGCTACGTCACCCTCGGGGAGATGCTCGGCGACCGCTTCGGGTCCAAGCGCCTCCGCGCCCTCGTCGCCGGCGTCAGCATCTTCTGGCTGTTCCCCTACGTGATGCTCCAGCAGATGGGCGCGGGTGAGGCCATCGTCGGCCTGACCGAGGGCATCGTTCCCTACTGGGCCGGCGCCGCCCTCATCACAGTGTTCATGATAATCTACGTCGTCCTCGCGGGCCTCCGCGGCGTCGCGTGGACGGACACGATTCAGGGGCTGTTCATGCTCTCTATCGTCTGGGTGGCCGTCGCGTGGGTCGTCACCTCGGCGGGCGGCCTCTCGACCATCTCCGCCTCGATGGCCGACAACACGCCCGAGTTCCTCGCGCTCGGCGGCGGCCTCTACTCGCCGGAGTGGATGATATCCACCGCCGTCACCATCGCCTTCGGCGTCATCATGTTCCCGCAGATAAACCAGCGGTTCTTCGTCGCGAAGGACGACCGGGTGCTGAAGCGGTCGTTCGCGCTCTGGCCCGTCCTCGTACTCCTCCTGTTCGTCCCCGCGTTCCTGCTCGGGTCGTGGGCCGCCGGACTGGGGGTGCAGGTGGCGGAGGGGTCGAACGTCGTCCCCGCACTCCTGAACGAGTACACGCCCGTCTGGTTCGCCGCCCTCGTCGTCGCGGGGGCGATGGCGGCCATGATGTCCTCCTCGGACTCGATGCTGCTCTCGGGGTCGTCGTACCTCACGCGCGACCTCTACCGGCCGTTCCTGAACCCGACCGCCTCCGACGAACGCGAGGGCTGGGTCGCTCGCCTCGGCGTCGCCGCCTTCGCCACGCTGTCGTTCGTCGCCAGCCTGTTCCGACCGGGGACGCTCATCGAGGTGGGCGACACCGCGTTCGGCGGCTTCGCGCAACTGGCGCTGCCCGTCATGGTGGCGCTCTACTGGCCGAAGACGACCCGGTCCGGCATGTTCGCGGGCGTCGGCGGGGGGCAGGCGTTCTACCTCCTGCACGTCTTCCTCCCGGAGGTCACCGTCGGCGGGACGACGCTGTTCGGCGCGACGTACTTCGGCTGGGACTTCGCGCTGTGGGGGATGGCGCTCTCGCTCGCCCTCACCGTCGGCGTCTCCTACCTGACCCCCGCGGCCGCGGGCGAGGACGCCGGGACGTTCGCCGTCGGCAGTCGCGCCGACTGA
- a CDS encoding DUF3311 domain-containing protein, with the protein MTRPRTDYLWIAVFAVLVTFAIPWFLWRDATTWAGLPVWLWWHVGWMLLASVAFYLFTRGAWDRGMDVDRGV; encoded by the coding sequence ATGACTCGACCGAGGACCGATTACCTGTGGATTGCGGTGTTCGCCGTACTGGTGACGTTCGCCATCCCGTGGTTCCTGTGGCGCGACGCGACGACGTGGGCGGGACTCCCGGTGTGGTTGTGGTGGCACGTCGGCTGGATGCTGCTGGCGTCGGTGGCGTTCTACCTGTTCACGCGCGGCGCGTGGGACAGAGGGATGGACGTCGACCGGGGGGTGTGA
- the dnaG gene encoding DNA primase DnaG → MDDTAKYLIHAAITADGVVERSDVVGAIFGQTEGLLGDDLDLRDLQQSSKVGRIDVQIESENGQSFGNVTIASSLDKVKTAILAASLETITRVGPCQSDVRVTDIEDVREAKRREVVDRAKELLSTSFDDSVMTSSEILEEVKESVRVEDITEYEGLPAGPRVLDSDAIIVVEGRADVLTLLRYGIKNAIAVEGTNVPDPVADLTQDRTVTAFLDGDRGGELILRELVQVGDVDYVAFAPDGRSVEDLQRHEVMSALRSKVALEMLPAEGSVREAATDGTVADAGGDPSDPPRESPTTESATPPSETGANEDRIDRNPSVTVERLDDAAATTNASADADAAPPERQTTDEGGATGTETDASADSADASGVGAGVASVVSETADSPSASTETDDGGDETADAATDADEGTAGAESTAAAESVEDAASAADGETDAAAAAEADRPAPKSLREHVREVVRGGTGAVRFLDADFATTDERDAAEAFDAIRDAETPPDTVVLDGTFDQRLADVSAQRGVGRAVAATTGDFVKKPVSVRVLTADQLFETDE, encoded by the coding sequence ATGGACGATACAGCAAAATATCTCATTCACGCCGCGATTACTGCGGACGGCGTCGTCGAACGTTCGGACGTCGTCGGCGCAATCTTCGGGCAGACGGAAGGTCTGCTCGGCGACGACTTGGACCTGCGGGACCTCCAACAATCGTCGAAAGTCGGCCGCATCGACGTACAGATAGAGAGCGAGAACGGGCAGTCGTTCGGGAACGTCACCATCGCCAGCAGTCTGGACAAGGTGAAGACGGCCATCCTCGCCGCCTCGCTGGAGACCATCACGCGCGTCGGACCGTGTCAGTCCGACGTTCGCGTCACGGACATCGAGGACGTGCGCGAGGCGAAACGCCGCGAGGTGGTCGACAGGGCGAAAGAACTGCTGTCGACCTCGTTCGACGACAGCGTCATGACCTCCTCGGAGATTCTCGAGGAGGTCAAAGAGAGCGTCCGCGTCGAGGACATCACCGAGTACGAGGGCCTGCCCGCGGGCCCGCGCGTCCTCGACTCCGACGCCATCATCGTCGTCGAGGGGCGCGCGGACGTGTTGACGCTCCTCCGCTACGGCATCAAGAACGCCATCGCCGTCGAGGGGACGAACGTTCCGGACCCCGTCGCCGACCTGACGCAGGACCGCACGGTCACGGCGTTCCTCGACGGCGACCGGGGCGGCGAACTCATCCTGCGCGAACTCGTGCAGGTGGGCGACGTGGACTACGTGGCGTTCGCGCCCGACGGGCGGTCCGTCGAGGACCTGCAGCGTCACGAGGTCATGTCCGCCCTGCGGAGCAAGGTCGCACTGGAGATGCTCCCGGCCGAGGGGAGCGTCCGCGAGGCCGCTACCGACGGAACCGTCGCCGACGCCGGCGGTGACCCGTCGGACCCTCCTCGGGAGTCGCCGACGACTGAGTCGGCGACTCCACCCTCCGAGACGGGGGCGAACGAGGACCGCATCGACCGAAACCCGAGCGTCACCGTCGAACGACTGGACGACGCCGCGGCGACGACGAACGCGTCCGCCGACGCGGACGCGGCGCCGCCGGAGCGTCAGACGACGGACGAGGGAGGGGCGACCGGCACCGAGACCGACGCCAGCGCCGACTCCGCCGACGCGTCGGGCGTCGGGGCCGGCGTGGCGAGCGTCGTCAGCGAGACGGCCGACTCCCCGTCGGCGTCGACCGAGACGGACGACGGCGGCGACGAGACGGCGGACGCGGCGACCGACGCAGACGAGGGAACGGCCGGCGCGGAATCGACCGCGGCGGCGGAGTCGGTCGAAGACGCGGCGTCTGCCGCGGACGGGGAGACCGACGCGGCGGCGGCCGCCGAGGCCGACCGACCGGCCCCGAAGTCGCTCCGTGAGCACGTCCGAGAGGTCGTCCGCGGCGGGACGGGCGCCGTCCGGTTCCTCGACGCCGACTTCGCGACGACGGACGAACGCGACGCCGCCGAGGCGTTCGACGCCATCCGTGACGCGGAGACGCCGCCGGACACCGTCGTCCTCGACGGGACGTTCGACC